In a single window of the Terriglobus roseus genome:
- a CDS encoding lysylphosphatidylglycerol synthase transmembrane domain-containing protein yields the protein MNKRRTIVWGVGILVLALLAWKLHTSNFEWARFWQACRSADWRMLLVAVLLIYSMNIFRAARWAIFLKPSLPAGQRVPWWSLLGSQFIGFAGLAALGRVGELIRPYLVSKRTGLSFSSQVAVVAVERVFDLGAFALIFSVNLLLSPQLATLPYHEYFHRIGYAIFGLTLFLCLFVFGVRIAGSAVARMFGGLAGRFSPTAGNAIASKILQFRGGLNTIGSAMDFLKVSLLSLAAWLIVAVDYVVIMRAFPAPVHDLTIAHSVLLMGFSVVGGVVQLPGIGGGAQVLSITALTKLFGIPGELATSAGMILWLVTTMSIIPAGVLFAQFEHVSLRGLANASDEAAEESEVPHSTLDLK from the coding sequence ATGAACAAGCGCAGAACGATCGTCTGGGGCGTTGGAATACTCGTGCTGGCCCTGCTGGCTTGGAAGCTGCACACCTCGAACTTTGAGTGGGCGCGCTTCTGGCAGGCGTGCCGCTCGGCTGACTGGCGCATGCTGCTGGTGGCCGTGCTGCTCATCTACAGCATGAACATCTTCCGCGCGGCACGATGGGCCATCTTCCTGAAGCCGTCTCTTCCCGCCGGGCAGCGCGTTCCTTGGTGGTCTCTCCTCGGTTCGCAGTTCATCGGCTTTGCAGGACTCGCAGCGCTTGGACGAGTGGGTGAGCTCATCCGTCCATATCTTGTCAGCAAGCGGACTGGCCTGTCGTTCTCTTCGCAGGTCGCAGTTGTCGCCGTCGAGCGTGTCTTCGATCTTGGCGCGTTCGCCCTGATTTTCTCCGTGAATCTGCTACTCTCGCCCCAGTTAGCCACGTTGCCGTACCACGAGTACTTCCACCGCATCGGCTACGCGATCTTTGGACTCACGCTTTTCCTGTGCCTCTTTGTCTTCGGGGTACGGATCGCGGGTAGTGCTGTGGCAAGGATGTTTGGTGGCCTCGCCGGGCGCTTTTCCCCTACCGCCGGCAATGCCATCGCTTCCAAAATCCTGCAGTTCCGCGGCGGTCTAAACACGATCGGCAGCGCGATGGACTTCCTGAAAGTCTCGCTCTTGAGCCTTGCCGCATGGCTCATTGTGGCCGTCGACTACGTCGTCATCATGCGTGCGTTTCCCGCCCCCGTGCATGACCTTACGATCGCGCATTCCGTCCTGCTGATGGGCTTCAGCGTGGTGGGTGGAGTCGTACAGCTACCGGGTATCGGCGGCGGCGCGCAGGTGTTGTCCATCACTGCGCTGACCAAGCTCTTTGGCATTCCAGGCGAGCTCGCTACCAGCGCCGGCATGATCCTCTGGCTCGTGACCACCATGAGCATCATCCCCGCTGGCGTGCTCTTCGCACAGTTTGAACACGTCTCTCTGCGTGGCCTGGCCAATGCCAGCGATGAGGCAGCGGAAGAGTCCGAAGTGCCGCACAGTACACTGGACCTCAAATGA
- a CDS encoding lytic transglycosylase domain-containing protein, which yields MAPCARAAEIVTLQSGFTIRCASREPLSADTVRLHLRSTGDADNYMDVPAGSIATVETTSDELPAPVTATQTRSVGTAEILATSGARHNVNVALLAAVVHAESAGNARAVSRSGAQGLMQLMPGTAAALGVGNTFDPASNVNGGSAYLDALLTRYHDNLPLALAAYNAGPGAVDRYHGIPPFRETQAYVARVIREFNRRIAQGKAGNTTMAAR from the coding sequence GTGGCACCCTGCGCACGAGCCGCGGAGATTGTGACGCTTCAGAGCGGCTTCACCATCCGCTGTGCGTCGCGCGAGCCGCTCTCAGCCGATACCGTCCGCCTGCACCTGCGCTCGACGGGCGATGCCGATAATTACATGGACGTCCCGGCGGGATCCATCGCGACCGTGGAGACGACATCGGACGAACTTCCCGCTCCCGTCACTGCGACGCAGACAAGGTCCGTGGGCACCGCTGAAATTCTTGCCACCTCAGGCGCTCGCCACAACGTCAACGTGGCACTGCTGGCCGCAGTCGTTCATGCAGAAAGCGCGGGCAATGCCCGTGCGGTTTCGCGATCGGGCGCGCAAGGGTTGATGCAATTAATGCCCGGCACAGCCGCCGCGCTGGGCGTAGGAAACACCTTCGATCCTGCAAGCAATGTGAACGGTGGCAGCGCCTATCTGGACGCCCTGCTCACCCGCTACCATGACAACCTGCCGCTGGCGCTGGCGGCATACAATGCTGGTCCCGGTGCGGTCGACCGCTATCACGGCATTCCCCCTTTCCGCGAAACACAGGCGTACGTCGCACGCGTCATCCGCGAGTTCAATCGACGCATCGCGCAGGGCAAGGCAGGCAACACCACGATGGCGGCACGCTAG
- a CDS encoding HAD-IIB family hydrolase, whose translation MTIHEALPRMIAIDMDGTLVHPGGTVSEANQASLQRARDAGARIVIATGRRHSYAMKVLRTAGMQPDDIVLSSNGTVARTVSGDLIFRETMPLPTAEWLCTQLGEYRNAFVFTFDKLGAHGEDMPGALVLEELDELHGSIGKWMEANAPYIRRIVPIEDALLGEDGHPGPLPIQAMLCGSMDRMERAMAEIATTHDDRVSLHRTEYPGRDLCIVDILPRGCSKGSGLRRLLSLEALTPDDLMAIGDNWNDMPMLELARWPALMGNAPETLRELATEQGWPITCSHDLDGVSEAMSLYFPAPVFSGR comes from the coding sequence ATGACGATTCACGAAGCATTGCCGCGGATGATCGCTATCGATATGGATGGCACCCTTGTGCATCCCGGTGGCACCGTCTCGGAAGCCAACCAGGCGTCCCTGCAACGCGCTCGAGACGCGGGTGCTCGTATCGTTATTGCCACAGGCCGCCGTCACAGTTACGCCATGAAGGTCCTGCGCACGGCCGGCATGCAGCCCGACGACATCGTCCTCAGCTCCAACGGGACGGTTGCGCGAACGGTCAGCGGCGACCTCATCTTCCGCGAGACGATGCCGCTTCCAACCGCCGAGTGGCTGTGCACGCAGCTTGGGGAATACCGCAACGCCTTCGTCTTCACTTTCGACAAGCTTGGAGCTCACGGCGAAGACATGCCCGGCGCCCTGGTGCTGGAAGAGCTCGACGAGCTGCACGGCTCCATCGGCAAATGGATGGAGGCGAACGCCCCCTATATACGCCGCATCGTGCCGATCGAAGACGCGCTGCTTGGTGAGGATGGTCATCCCGGCCCTCTGCCCATCCAGGCGATGCTGTGCGGAAGCATGGACCGCATGGAACGCGCGATGGCCGAGATTGCCACCACGCACGACGACCGTGTGTCGCTGCACCGCACGGAGTATCCCGGTCGCGATCTCTGCATCGTCGACATTCTGCCGCGCGGCTGCTCCAAAGGATCAGGTCTGCGCCGCCTGCTGTCGCTCGAGGCCCTGACGCCTGACGACCTCATGGCCATTGGCGATAACTGGAATGACATGCCCATGCTCGAGCTTGCCCGCTGGCCGGCGCTGATGGGTAACGCACCCGAGACGCTGCGGGAGCTCGCCACGGAACAGGGCTGGCCCATCACCTGCTCACACGATCTGGACGGCGTCAGCGAAGCCATGAGCCTCTACTTCCCCGCACCGGTCTTCTCAGGACGTTAG
- a CDS encoding DMT family transporter — MSLPPKSRSMGFAACGAAGALWGTGFFFGKIALREVSVGHMVLYRFLFAVIPMLPLARGRGDRWTYRDWAILVVTAFFGIPLQFLVQFYGLSLTTLSHAALMIGTMPVILALAAAVFLQERMDNVGWTALAGSTLGACLIALGGHASGASSLKGDLLIVASLLIALVWILGNKNLLNRHRTLEVSARSVMVGTVMMLIWVWLQFGPPPVHGISTKAWISLAASGLLCTASTTMLWNWGMTQVPASQAGIFLNMEPVIGSLLGVLVFHEQLGVFAWLGGALIVGSAAVLTARSPAGAEAAAMAQVE, encoded by the coding sequence GGTGCGCTTTGGGGCACGGGCTTCTTCTTCGGCAAGATTGCACTGCGTGAAGTGTCCGTCGGTCACATGGTGCTCTACCGTTTCCTGTTCGCAGTCATCCCGATGCTGCCGCTGGCGCGTGGCCGTGGGGACCGTTGGACATACCGCGACTGGGCCATCCTCGTCGTTACGGCTTTCTTCGGCATCCCGCTCCAGTTCCTGGTCCAGTTTTATGGGTTGTCGCTAACCACTCTCAGCCACGCCGCACTCATGATCGGCACGATGCCGGTAATCCTCGCGCTTGCGGCCGCCGTCTTTCTGCAGGAACGGATGGACAACGTGGGCTGGACCGCGCTTGCAGGATCGACACTGGGCGCATGCCTGATCGCACTTGGAGGCCATGCAAGTGGAGCGTCGTCGCTGAAGGGTGACCTCCTCATCGTGGCTTCGCTGTTGATTGCCCTGGTCTGGATCCTGGGCAACAAAAATCTGCTGAACCGTCACCGCACCCTGGAAGTGAGCGCCCGAAGTGTGATGGTAGGTACCGTCATGATGCTGATATGGGTCTGGCTGCAATTTGGACCGCCTCCCGTGCACGGAATTTCCACGAAAGCATGGATCTCATTGGCCGCCAGCGGATTGCTTTGTACCGCATCAACAACCATGCTGTGGAACTGGGGCATGACACAGGTGCCCGCCTCGCAGGCGGGTATCTTCCTGAATATGGAGCCCGTGATTGGATCGCTGCTGGGAGTGTTGGTCTTTCACGAGCAGCTTGGCGTATTTGCCTGGCTGGGGGGCGCACTCATCGTGGGCAGCGCAGCGGTTCTGACTGCACGTAGCCCCGCAGGTGCCGAGGCCGCGGCAATGGCGCAAGTCGAATGA